The Streptomyces sp. Je 1-332 genome has a window encoding:
- a CDS encoding S8 family serine peptidase: protein MAHLRSRRRIALTVPLGIALAASVGFAPGVATAAPDAPATASAKAEAPKLAYVVNTRTDSKTIAYVKKAIARADGTVVVTYPKIGVIVVHSANPDFGKQLRKVKGVKSAGATRTSPLTAAGTTEEGAPTLLSKSEAKSLKAKAVAGTEPLEADQWDLRAIGADKAAKINPGSKKVTVGVIDTGVDDTHPDLAPTFSASQSASCVGGKADTSPGAWRPEKPEHYHGTHVAGEIAAARNNVGVAGVAPGVKVAGIKVADPVSELFYPESVVCAFVFAADKGIEITNNSYYVDPWLYNCMDDPDQRAIVDAVNRAQLYAQKKGTLNLASAGNSNHDLAADEILDDSSPDDSTPVPRTIDPSECFDLPTQLPGVVTVSATGVQNLKSYYSTYGKGVIDVAAPGGDARQIPADTPSKNGRILSTMPGNQYGWLQGTSMASPHASGVAALLKSTHPKASPAELQRLLKKQADNPGCPTEPYDPDGDGKVDAVCEGSKNKNGFYGSGIVDALDAVKK from the coding sequence ATGGCTCATCTGCGTTCCAGACGTCGCATCGCCCTCACCGTGCCCCTCGGCATCGCGCTCGCGGCGTCGGTCGGTTTCGCTCCCGGCGTCGCGACCGCGGCCCCCGACGCACCCGCCACCGCGTCGGCGAAGGCCGAGGCCCCGAAGCTCGCGTACGTCGTCAACACCCGCACGGACTCCAAGACGATCGCGTACGTCAAGAAGGCGATCGCCAGGGCGGACGGCACCGTCGTCGTCACGTACCCGAAGATCGGCGTCATCGTCGTGCACTCGGCCAACCCCGACTTCGGCAAGCAGCTGCGCAAGGTGAAGGGGGTCAAGTCCGCGGGCGCGACCCGTACCTCGCCCCTGACGGCCGCGGGCACCACGGAGGAGGGCGCACCGACCCTCCTGTCGAAGTCCGAGGCCAAGTCGCTGAAGGCGAAAGCAGTTGCGGGCACCGAGCCCCTCGAAGCGGACCAGTGGGATCTGCGCGCGATAGGCGCCGACAAGGCGGCGAAGATCAACCCGGGCAGCAAGAAGGTCACCGTCGGCGTCATCGACACCGGAGTCGACGACACCCACCCGGACCTCGCGCCCACCTTCTCGGCCTCCCAGTCGGCGAGCTGTGTCGGCGGCAAGGCGGACACCTCTCCCGGCGCCTGGCGCCCGGAGAAGCCGGAGCACTACCACGGCACGCACGTGGCGGGCGAGATAGCCGCCGCCCGCAACAACGTGGGTGTCGCGGGTGTCGCCCCCGGTGTGAAGGTCGCGGGCATCAAGGTGGCCGACCCGGTCAGTGAGCTGTTCTACCCGGAAAGCGTCGTCTGCGCGTTCGTGTTCGCCGCCGACAAGGGCATCGAGATCACGAACAACAGCTACTACGTGGACCCGTGGCTCTACAACTGCATGGACGACCCGGACCAGCGGGCCATCGTCGACGCGGTCAACCGCGCCCAGCTGTACGCCCAGAAGAAGGGCACCCTGAACCTCGCCTCCGCAGGCAACTCCAACCACGACCTCGCCGCCGACGAGATCCTGGACGACTCGAGCCCGGACGACTCGACGCCGGTGCCGCGCACCATCGACCCCTCCGAGTGCTTCGACCTCCCGACGCAGCTGCCGGGTGTCGTCACGGTCAGCGCGACGGGCGTGCAGAACCTCAAGTCGTACTACTCGACGTACGGCAAGGGCGTCATCGACGTCGCTGCCCCGGGCGGCGACGCACGCCAGATCCCGGCCGACACCCCGTCGAAGAACGGCCGCATCCTCTCCACGATGCCGGGCAACCAGTACGGCTGGCTGCAGGGCACCTCGATGGCGTCGCCGCACGCGTCGGGCGTGGCCGCGCTCCTGAAGTCGACGCACCCCAAGGCGAGCCCCGCCGAGCTCCAGCGGCTGCTCAAGAAGCAGGCCGACAACCCGGGCTGCCCGACGGAGCCGTACGACCCGGACGGTGACGGCAAGGTCGACGCTGTCTGCGAGGGCTCCAAGAACAAGAACGGCTTCTACGGCAGCGGGATCGTCGACGCGCTCGACGCCGTGAAGAAGTGA
- a CDS encoding S8 family serine peptidase, whose amino-acid sequence MTAPFTRSRRVLALPLGVAVASAVAFLPGTASAQPDAASQPGGPVSSVVSAVGASLSDGTSMSYVVNVSSGHGGSPSAKTSAYVKRAISKAGGKVVIAYDRIGVIVVHASNADFAKKIRGVKGVASAGATRTAPLSAQSDDALEADRPLTAAEAKQAAGRAGAGQDELEPLQWDLPAIKADKAHKESLGSSRVTVGVLDSGVDDTHPDIAPNFDAKASASCLGGVPVQKDSAWRPVSGESDHGMHVAGTIAAAKNGTGVTGVAPGVKVASLKVAEPATGMYYTEAVVCGFMWAAEHGVDVTNSSYYTDPWLFNCKTDADQKALVDAVGRATRYAERKGAVNVAAAGNAETDLAQDEIVDDSSPDDTTPTERVIKTADCLDLPSQLPGVVTVSATGAKGVKASYSNYGKGVIDIAAPGGDSTKFQAPDAPATDGRILSTLPGGKFGYKAGTSMASPHAAGVAALIKSAHPYASSSKVKALLHGEADAMKCTDPYDIDGDGKVDAVCAGGKNKNGFYGVGMIDALDAVRK is encoded by the coding sequence ATGACCGCACCGTTCACACGCTCCCGACGCGTGCTCGCACTCCCGCTCGGCGTGGCGGTGGCCTCGGCCGTCGCCTTCCTGCCGGGCACGGCGTCGGCCCAGCCCGATGCCGCGTCTCAGCCGGGCGGCCCTGTGTCGTCCGTCGTGTCCGCCGTCGGCGCCTCGCTCAGCGACGGCACGTCGATGAGCTACGTCGTCAACGTCAGCTCCGGGCATGGCGGTTCACCGTCCGCCAAGACGTCGGCGTACGTGAAGAGGGCCATCTCCAAGGCGGGCGGCAAGGTCGTCATCGCGTACGACAGGATCGGCGTGATCGTCGTCCACGCGTCGAACGCGGACTTCGCCAAGAAGATCCGCGGGGTGAAGGGCGTCGCGTCGGCGGGAGCCACCCGTACGGCTCCGCTGTCCGCGCAGTCCGACGACGCCCTTGAGGCCGACCGGCCCCTGACCGCCGCCGAGGCGAAGCAGGCCGCCGGACGGGCGGGCGCCGGCCAGGACGAGCTGGAGCCGCTCCAGTGGGACCTGCCCGCCATCAAGGCGGACAAGGCTCACAAGGAGTCCCTCGGCAGCTCCAGGGTCACCGTCGGCGTCCTGGACTCCGGCGTGGACGACACGCACCCGGACATCGCGCCGAACTTCGACGCGAAGGCGTCAGCGAGCTGTCTGGGCGGCGTGCCCGTGCAGAAGGACAGCGCGTGGCGTCCGGTGAGCGGGGAGAGCGACCACGGCATGCACGTGGCGGGTACCATCGCCGCCGCGAAGAACGGCACCGGCGTCACCGGTGTCGCTCCGGGCGTGAAGGTGGCGAGCCTGAAGGTGGCCGAGCCCGCGACCGGCATGTACTACACCGAGGCCGTGGTCTGCGGCTTCATGTGGGCGGCCGAGCACGGGGTCGACGTCACCAACTCCAGCTACTACACCGACCCGTGGCTGTTCAACTGCAAGACGGACGCCGACCAGAAGGCCTTGGTCGACGCCGTCGGGCGGGCCACGCGGTACGCGGAGCGCAAGGGTGCGGTGAACGTCGCGGCGGCCGGAAACGCCGAGACCGACCTGGCGCAGGACGAGATCGTCGACGACTCGAGCCCGGACGACACGACGCCCACGGAGCGGGTCATCAAGACCGCGGACTGCCTCGACCTTCCGTCGCAGCTTCCGGGTGTGGTGACCGTCTCGGCCACGGGCGCGAAGGGCGTCAAGGCCTCGTACTCGAACTACGGCAAGGGCGTCATCGACATCGCGGCGCCCGGTGGCGACTCGACGAAGTTCCAGGCACCGGACGCGCCGGCCACGGACGGCCGTATCCTGTCGACGCTGCCCGGGGGCAAGTTCGGCTACAAGGCGGGTACGTCGATGGCGTCACCGCACGCCGCGGGCGTGGCCGCGCTCATCAAGTCGGCCCACCCGTACGCGTCTTCGTCGAAGGTGAAGGCGCTGCTCCACGGCGAGGCCGACGCCATGAAGTGCACCGATCCGTACGACATCGACGGCGACGGCAAGGTCGACGCGGTGTGCGCTGGCGGCAAGAACAAGAACGGCTTCTACGGCGTGGGCATGATCGACGCCTTGGACGCCGTGCGGAAGTAG